In Felis catus isolate Fca126 chromosome C2, F.catus_Fca126_mat1.0, whole genome shotgun sequence, a single window of DNA contains:
- the POFUT2 gene encoding GDP-fucose protein O-fucosyltransferase 2, translating to MTQDARGVAKASGDALRWDGRACASGAERGRRKCVAVGAMAALGVVLLLLLGAVSWPPASASGEEFWPGQSAADILSGAASRRRYLLYDVNPPEGFNLRRDVYIRVASLLKTLLKTEEWVLVLPPWGRLYHWQSPDIHQVRIPWSDFFDLPSLNRNIPVVEYEQFIAESGGPFIDQVFVLQSYAEGWKEGTWEEKIDERPCIDPLLYAQDKHEYYRGWFWGYEETRALNVSCLSVQGSASIMAPVLLRNTSARSVMLDRAENLLHDHYGGKEYWDTRRSMVFAKHLRAVGDEFRSKYLNSTDEADRIPFEEDWTKMKVKLGSSLGGPYLAVHLRRKDFIWGHREDVPSLDGAVKKIRGLMKTHQLDKVFVATDAVRKEHEELRRLLPEMVRFEPTWEELELYRDGGVAIIDQWICSHARFFIGTSVSTFSFRIHEEREILGLDPRTTYNRFCGDLEEACEQPTHWKVAY from the exons ATGACGCAAGACGCTCGTGGCGTTGCCAAGGCTTCAGGAGACGCGCTCCGGTGGGACGGGCGTGCGTGCGCTTCCGGGGCGGAGCGCGGCCGCCGGAAGTGTGTGGCCGTTGGGGCCATGGCGGCGCTCGGCGTCGTCTTGCTCCTGCTGCTGGGAGCGGTGTCCTGGCCGCCGGCCTCGGCCTCGGGCGAGGAGTTCTGGCCCGGCCAGTCGGCGGCCGACATCCTGTCGGGGGCGGCGTCCCGCAGACG GTATCTTCTGTATGACGTCAACCCCCCAGAGGGCTTCAATCTCCGCAGGGACGTCTACATCCGCGTTGCCTCCCTGCTGAAGACGCTGCTGAAGACCGAGGAGTGGGTGCTGGTGCTGCCCCCCTGGGGCCGCCTCTATCACTGGCAGAGCCCGGACATTCACCAGGTCCGGATTCCGTGGTCCGACTTTTTTGATCTTCCGAGTCTGAACAGAAACATCCCCGTGGTTGAGTACGAGCAGTTCATCGCAG AGTCCGGCGGGCCCTTCATTGACCAGGTGTTCGTCCTGCAAAGCTACGCggaggggtggaaggaggggaCTTGGGAGGAGAAGATTGACGAGCGGCCCTGCATTGACCCGCTGCTCTATGCACAAGACAAGCACGAGTACTACAG AGGATGGTTTTGGGGTTACGAAGAGACAAGAGCTTTAAACGTCTCCTGTTTGTCCGTTCAAGGCTCGGCTTCAATCATGGCGCCTGTGCTTTTGAGAAACACGTCAGCGAG GTCAGTGATGCTGGACAGAGCCGAGAACCTTCTGCACGACCACTACGGCGGGAAGGAGTACTGGGAC ACCCGGCGGAGCATGGTGTTCGCCAAGCACCTGCGGGCCGTGGGGGACGAGTTCAGGAGCAAGTACCTGAACTCCACGGACGAAGCCGACAGGATCCCCTTCGAGGAGGACTGGACCAAGATGAAG GTCAAGCTGGGGTCCTCGCTAGGGGGTCCGTACCTCGCGGTTCACCTGAGGAGGAAAGATTTCATCTGGGGCCACAGAGAGGACGTGCCCAGTCTGGACGGGGCCGTGAAGAAGATCCGCGGCCTCATGAAGACCCACCAGCTGGACAAGGTGTTCGTGGCCACGGACGCCGTCAGGAAGG AACACGAGGAGCTGAGACGGCTCTTGCCCGAGATGGTGAGGTTCGAGCCCACGTGGGAGGAGCTGGAGCTGTACCGCGACGGTGGCGTGGCCATCATCGACCAGTGGATCTGCTCGCACGCCAG GTTCTTCATCGGGACCTCGGTCTCCACGTTTTCTTTCCGGATCCACGAGGAGAGAGAGATCCTAGGGCTCGACCCCCGGACGACGTA